A genomic region of Raphanus sativus cultivar WK10039 chromosome 6, ASM80110v3, whole genome shotgun sequence contains the following coding sequences:
- the LOC108830170 gene encoding uncharacterized protein LOC108830170 produces MADNEEQETTTSYKLFLKAISKRRTWVCLFLVVYAILLSSSWNSLNSIVDWYGENHRTSSGWPAVYASVLLGVVFGVLSMAAALFIAVPAIVVIWISVVVSMAFAGKSRRRVVVEGRKVTKEIAGFVFRVLLKEGNVVALLCALLAYFVFFNSYSISS; encoded by the coding sequence ATGGCGGACAATGAAGAACAGGAGACAACGACCTCGTACAAGCTGTTTCTGAAAGCAATAAGTAAGAGAAGGACATGGGTCTGTCTCTTTCTTGTTGTCTACGCGATCCTCTTGTCTTCTTCTTGGAACTCGCTCAACTCGATTGTAGATTGGTACGGAGAGAACCATCGCACGTCTTCTGGATGGCCGGCGGTTTACGCTTCGGTGCTTCTTGGGGTTGTGTTCGGAGTTCTGTCGATGGCGGCGGCGCTGTTCATCGCCGTGCCGGCGATCGTGGTGATATGGATATCGGTGGTGGTGTCGATGGCGTTCGCTGGAAAATCGAGGAGGAGAGTTGTGGTTGAAGGGAGGAAAGTGACGAAAGAGATCGCTGGGTTTGTGTTTAGGGTACTGCTTAAAGAAGGAAACGTTGTGGCTCTTCTCTGTGCTCTACTTGCTTACTTCGTCTTCTTTAATTCTTACTCCATCTCTTCTTGA